The Phyllostomus discolor isolate MPI-MPIP mPhyDis1 chromosome 9, mPhyDis1.pri.v3, whole genome shotgun sequence nucleotide sequence cgccgccaccggaCACACAATGTCGCCTTTGTTCCCCCGGGCGCCCTGGCAGGGCCGCCACAGCCCCTCCTGGCTGCGCAGACCGGGCGGCCGACACCCCCACGGGGTCTCTGAGGCCACAGGGCCcaggggccccagagccaggccccagTGCTGGGCCACCTGGGAAGACAGGACGCTCTGTCGGGCTGACCCGAGGGCCCTCCAGGGGACCCActtggagggtggggtggggagggtggggaggggtgacaAGTCCCAGGTGTCTAACGGCGTTTCTCCGTTTCAGAAAATGGGCCCCAGAGGCCCCCCGGGCCCCCAAGGGCCACCTGGGAAGCCAGGCAAGGACGGCATCGATGTGAGTGTGGGGTGCGGGAGTTTCCCCAAACCCCCAGGCCTGATGGAGAAAAAACTTAGTCCCgcctcccagggctgggcagcaTCAGGGCGACGAGCCAGCACCCTCGTGGGATGTGACATGACAACGGAGACCCCGTTCTCACCTGGGGCCCACCCCACCAGATGGCATCCCCGGGCGGGGGGGGAGGTGACGGTGTGGGGGTCCTTGGACCGGCAGTGAGGGCCCTGAGGTGTGGGGCTCTGCGCCCCGTGTTCTGGGGACCGTGCGGGGCCTGGCCCTCCGCCCgggctgctgggggctgcagACAGCCTTGGGGGGGAGGCCTGTGCCGAGTCGTGCAGCCCCCACAGGTGCACTCTCCTCCGGGCAGCCCGTGCAGGGGCAGCAGAAACCCTGCCGCCTGGCCACCCCCGCCCAGTCACCTCCACGAAGGACAGGGGTCCTCCACGACGCCCCCCCTCAGCCTGGGCCCCCggctccctgggctcctgggcccagCCGGTCAGGCCTTCGCAGGGGGCTTGCACTTGAAGCCCTGCCTGCCAGGTGTGGGGGCGAGGCTGGGGTGACCTTCCTGGGCCTCAacggggccagggccagggccggggccacCCCCTCTGGCCACGTGGAGGCAGGAGGCCCAGTTTCTGGAGCTTTCCGGCCAGTGGAGGCCCAGGGCCTCGGGACACGTGCCCTCGTTCCCGGGAGTCGTGCCCCGAGCCCTCAGAGGGACCGTCTCCCGGAACCTGTGGGCCGTGCGGGCGCTGCACCCTCCCCGGGGTGCTCGCCCCTCCCCCGGGCCTGGCCCTGGAGAGGCGGCGCCCCTAGGTGTGGACGAGGGGGTGAGGGGTGCCCATCGGGGGTGGGTCTTCAGGGGACACTTGGTCACACGGGGTGTCTCCCTTCTGCAGGGAGAAGCTGGCCCTCCCGGCCTGCCTGGGCCCCCGGTGAGTGACCCcgctgtggtgggggaggggagctcggGCCGAAACAGAGTGGCCattgaccccccaccccacagggggCCGGGGAGCCGGACGGCAGGCCCCAGCGGGGCTGAgccgggcagggggcgggggcagagcgCAGGGCCCTGCGTGGGTGCAGGCAGGTTCTGGGTCTGAGGCTTCCTTGCCGCCTGGGATGCCGCAGCCCCGAGCCGGGGGGCTGGTCGGGGCCGCTGGGAGGTCCGGTCCTGAGCCCCAACAGGGCTGTTGCGCCCGGAACGGAGGCTCCTGGGCCCATGGAGGGGGGCCCACAGAGGGGCCAGCACGGGTGGCCAGGACCCCAGCGGGGCAGGGTCTTCAGGCCGGAGTGGCACCTCAGCGGAGAAAACGCCGGGTTGCCCCCTCacgcctctgccctccccacacagggGCCGAAAGGGGCTGCGGGGAAGCCGGGGAAGCCAGGAGAGGCCGGGCTGCCGGGGCTCCCGGGCGTGGACGTGAGTGTGCCcgctcccccagggcccctccccgccccctgagcccccctgccccctctcccgccaccccctccccagcccccgccccagccccaggagtCCGGGTTAATTGCTGTCCTCCCACCGGGCCTGCCCCAGCGTCCGGACGCCCCAGCAGGCCGCCCCTGGCCGTCGTCCCGGAGCCTCGTCTGGCCGGGCCTGCAGGGGACAGAGCCCGCCCACGGCAGAGCTGAGGGTCCCAGCCCCTCTTCCTTGTTTGTCTGGGGATGAGTGCCCACGACCAGGCCCCTCCCAGTCCCCACTGGGCATTGGTCGCCAGGGGCTCCAGGGCTGGCCCCGGGACCACTGGGCTTCCTGGGGATGGCAGAGCTCTGAGACGGGAGCTCCCCAGCCTGCTGGGCTCCGTGCACTGGCCTCCCCGCTGGCTGCCCAGCAACCCCCAGGGGCCTGACCCACCCAGGGGACAGCGATGGCCAGGAGAGGAAGGTGCCAGGCCCGAGGTCCCCTCGGCAGCTCTGGACTCGGTTTAGTGAGGGAAGGGCCTGTGGCTGGTTCCTCCCCTGCACCTGGGAGGGGGGGGGCACGTCCTTCCATGTGACCCCTTGAGCCCttcgtcccccccacccccagggtctgACCGGGAGGGAAGGACCGCCTGGATCCAAGGGCGCCCCCGGAGAGCGGGTGAGTGCCGGCGCCTCGGGAGGCGGCTTCAGTGCCCGGGGAGGCCGGCGCCGGGAAGGCCGCCCTGGCACCCCTCCGTccacaggccctggggctggcggCTCTGGGGGCAGCTGCCAGACAGGGACGGTGCTgccatgggggggtggggcaggagcccagggggcccagggggcccaggGCACAAGCGGAGAGCCCCTCGGGGGGCCTCCCCCTTGCACGCCCGCCTGCGGTCGCAGCTGTCCCGGCGTTCAGTCCGTGTCGAGGGCCACTGCCCCCCATGCACGCCCCTTCCCCGGGGGACCTCTCCCACGCCAGCTCTGTGTCCCCCTGAGAGGCCCACGGTCACCTAGACTGTGCCTTAGGTCTGACCACCGTTCCCTGAGCTCCCTGACCAGGCAGTGCCTCTCGGGGAGACTCTCCAAGCCCCCACGCTGTCCCCTTGCCCCGGAGGGCAGTGgccgcccaccccagccctgggacaCGGGCggcacagccccgcccccgggagctCAGCTGTGGGAGTGCGGGGACAAGAGGCTTCTGGACCCACCAGTGGGTCCTTCGGGGCCCAGGGgacgggggcaggggagggcgggggagccccaggcctcctgcagggagtctgagctgggggacacagcggggaggggtggggagtggcctCAGTGAGGATGGTGTCCTCGGGGTGCTGGGCTGCAGGAGACGCAGGGCCAGGCTGTCCGTTCTGGGCTCCCTCCGGGGGGTCGGGGCCTCGTGACCCCTGCGGCAGCTGACCCGGAGGACTTCCTGGCCGAGGAAACACAGGCCACTGGGGGTCCGGAGGCCCCCACGCCCAGGGCCTCAGTCCTCTGTGCAATGGGGACCCCTCCTCAAAGGAGGTGCAGGATGGATTGGGGGACGGCCGGGCCCGGCCGGCCCCTGACACCTGGTTTCCTCCCACAGGGCAGCCTGGGCCCCCCAGGACCCCCCGGGCTTGGGGTGAGTCCTGCCTTTCTCCAGGCGGGAGTGTGAGGGTCGGGAGGGCCTGCTGTCCTCCTGGGCCGGTCCCGGGTGCCCTCTGGGTGGGGTCCTCTtctccgggggtgggggaggctcttCCCCACACCCGCTGGGGCGTcagtggagtgggggaggggggagggccgcTCGCCGCCCTGTCCCCAGCAGCTCTGACCCCGTTGTTGGCTTCGCAGGGCAAAGGCCTCCCCGGACCCCCCGTGAGTACCCTCAGGGCCCCCACCTGAGCACGCCCACCACATCCAcccagggccccctggctgccaggtcccacaccggggctggggctggggcggggcagagACCTGGCTAGCCCCCGGGGGGTCTCCGTGTCTTTGGAGAGGGCAGACCAGACCAGCCCTGCGTGGGGGTCGGGAGCCCTTGGGTGTGACTCcgccctcacctctttacccgccccccccaccccagggagaggcaggagtCAGCGGGCTCCCAGGCGGACTCGGCCTCCGGGGCCCCCCGGTGAGTGGCTTCCCCAGACCCTCCCCACCTCGGGGAGCGGGCGCCCTACCTGCCAGGACCCCGACTTCAACCACCAGGGgcttccccattctctcccctcccctggctcccctcccccctttcctttcttggtGGAAGCCCGAGTGACATCTGGGGACAGGGCATGACATCTGGGGGCAGGGACAAGCCCGGCCTCGGAAGCGCAGGCGCGAGaagcaggccaggccaggccgggggAAGTGGGCggagctgcaggggtccccagggGCACCGTCCAGAGCGCCCTCTCCCGGGCAGCCgctggtgcccccccccccacccgcccctgctCCGGTGAGGCCGGTCCTGCTCCGTCTAAGTCGTAACCCACCCCCCAGGGGCCCTCTGGactcccaggcctgcctggccccccCGGCCCTCCAGGACCCCCTGTGAGTactgggcagggggggggggctgtgggtgtggatggctcccctcccccgcctcagCCCCCGGGACTCCCCGGCACCCGCGCCCACGCCCAGTGTCCAGGCAGAGCCCGGGGCCGAAGCAGAGactcggggcggggcggggctcgggTGGCTCCGtcactgtcccctgccctgcGGACGGGCCAGCAGCACGAGGTGCTGGCCacgtgggggctgaggcagctgAGTCCCCTGtagtggggggtgtggggaggggtgggcggtgGGCTGGGTCGCAGTCAGCCACCTCTGTTCCAGGGCCACCCAGGGGTCCTCCCCGAAGGCGCGACGGACCTCCAGGTGGGCGCCgctcgtgggggggggggcgtgtcttGGTGGGAGGGGGCTCTGCCCCGTGTCCCTGGCCTTGGACCCGCCCGGAGGCCAGCCCTTCCCCCCCGCAGGGAACGGGGAAGGCAGAGCAGGTCTGGGCTCGGCCGAGGTCCGGGGGCGCTGGGCACCGCAGACGGGACGTGCCCCTCGCGGAAGGTTCCAGACTGAAGTCTGGGGCTCGCTGCTCCTTGGCCTTCGGGCTTCGTGGCTGGCTTGTGTGAAAGGGAGAACGCCCGGCCACATcccagagggtgggggggggtgtcttCCGGatgagggcaggggctgagccCCCGAGGGGTCTGCCAGGGTCGACGCCCCGGCTCTGCCAGACCAGCTGTGGAAGGATCTAGAGtcctcagccccgccccaccccctccccactgtggaGCATCCAGTCCGTGTCCGAGGGACGGGCGCCCCCCCCATCCCTGGAAAGCGTGTCTGTGGAGGCGGAGCCGCCCCTGCTCACGGCGGGGCGCCGGGCTCGGATGAAGGCCCCTTTGTGTGGCTGCAGACGCTCTCTCCGGCCCGGGCGGCCCGGCCTGCCCTGAGGCCGGGAAGTCGGAGCCGGGCTGTGAGGGGGCGGCCCAGGGGCCTGGCGGCCGCGGTCTGGCCCCCACAGAGCCCGCGGCCGGCCCTGAACGAGGCCCCTGTGTCTGGGAGGGGACTGACCTCTCTGTTTTCCAACAGTGCCCGGCCGTCTGCCCGCCAGGGCCCCCGGGTCCCCCGGGGATGCCAGGGTTCAAGGTGAGTGGTGGCCAGGGGGTGACTCAGACCCAGGCCCACCTCCACGCCCCCGGGGGGGGGCAGCTCGGCCCccgtgtgggctgggatgggggacaTGGGAGCCCAGAAGGGGGGGCTGGCCTCCCACCctgcctgggggcctggctccgcccccctccccgtcACCCCTGCTATGATGCACTGGGCGTTTGTCTGGGTGCTGCGTGGTCAGGCCCCGCCCTTTCCCGGCCCGGCCTGCTTCCCCCAGTGGTTCTGGGGCCAGGGCCCCCGGGAGGGTCGGGCTGTGACTcactgcccccccaacccccacttccAGGGACCCACTGGCTACAAAGGGGAGCAAGGAGAAGTCGGCAAGGACGGCGAGAAGGTGCACGGCGGGTGCCCGCTCCGGGTGGTGACCAGGGCTGCGGCCGGGCGGAGGGGCAAGGGAGCGGgtgctgggggcagcaggggtgcACCCCAATGGCACACCGCCCCAGTGGGCCTGGCTGCCCCGGGTTGGGTGACACAGGACGGGGTCTCTGTGTGAGGGAAGACTGGCTTCCACTGGAAGTGTCCCCAGGGGTCCCTGCCACCCCGCAATGGCCACTGCCCATGGACCCGCCCTTCCTCCCTCACAGGCTGGGGTGAGGTCGCCGGCCCTCCAGCATGGCCCGTGTGGCCAGACCCCCACGTGGGCAGCAGGGGCCGCCCCGGCCAGGAATGGTGTCTGGGCAGGGCTGGTGCCGGCTGGATCAGAGCCCGGGGATtggggagcagagctggggggcaTGGGGAGAGCCCGGGAGAGCTGGGGGCTGACCTCTCACCTTCGCCTCCCCCGCAGGGTGACCCCGGCCCCCCCGGGCCCCCCGGCCTCCCCGGCACAGTGGGGATGCAGGTGAGCGGCACATGGGCTGGACGGGGTGCGGATGAGGGAGGGGAGCCCCTTGGGCAGCTCGGGGTGTGAGGGGCCGTCACCACCAGTGCCCACAGCGTGAATGTGGACGGGGCCCCGCCTCTGGAGCTGGGGGTCCCGGGGGTGCACCGCCTGGGGCCCCCCACGGCTCTCGGGGACgtgtggccctggggctgcaTCTCCGCTCTCCCCCCCACAGGGCCCTCGGGGCCTCCGAGGACTGCCAGGGCCGCTCGGGCCGCCCGGGGACCGGGTAAGTCCGCCGGCCCCCACGTGGCCCAGCCCGACGCCAGCCAGGTGGggggaggcccctccctcccaatCTCTCCAGTGGCCgcagctgggcctgggcaggctatgcctgggcctcccctccctcGTCCTTCCAAAGCTGGGGCTGTGAGGGCGTCTcgggcctgggggttgggggacacTGGGTGGCCCACTCAGGACGGGCCTGCTGGGGGGCTCCTCCAGACGAAGCTAAGTGCCCTGTGGGCTGCTATCAGGCTTCAGAAGTGAGGCCCAGGCGCCCCCTTTTCTCTGCAGGGTCCCATCGGGTTCCGAGGACCCCCCGGGatcccaggaagcccaggaaaagCGGTATGTGGGAGCCTGGGGGGCGGAGGGTGGTCTGGCAGGCTCTtggtcccctcccctcttcctgcctcagatgccccccagccccactggctGCACAGGCCCCTCCCGGGCTGGAGCTGGTCTGTGGGCACCCCAGGCCAGGCACCCATGGGTGCACCCGAGCGGAAACCAGTGGGCTCCCGGCGGGCAAGTCCACCAAGGGGTCTCTCAGTGCTTCGTGGAAGGCTCgagccccttcccctctgggcGAGCAGCGAGCTGTGCGTGGCGCCCCTCGGGCCGAGACCCTCAGCGGCATCAGTCCtgggcctctgccctgccccgggCAGTCGCCCCGGCCAGGCGCACCCCAGTCCCGCTCCGTCACAAGCTCTGTCCCTGCGCCCCTGTCGTTCCAGGGCGACAGAGGCGAGAGGGGCCCCGACGGGTTCCGAGGCCCCAAGGGCGACCCCGTGAGTAATTGACCCGCCCGTGCGTCCCGGGGTCCTTCGCCGCCGAAGGGGCGCAGCCTGCGGGGGTCCGGGAGGACACGCAGCCAGCCGGAGCCAGAGGCGTGGGGCGGCCACCCCtccctgggtggggcgggggggagccacGGGAGCCCTCAGCCCCCATTTCCCAGCGGTCATCCGACCGGCTGCCCACAAGCGGCGGCCGCTGCTCGCCCTGACGCACCCCAGTCCaggggccccgggccctgggggTTGGCTGGCGCAGCCGGCCCCCGGCCCTAGCACGACAGCTCGAGGGTCCTGGCTGCAGCGGCCTTCCTGTCTTCCAGGGCCGACCGGGGCCCAAAGGAGCCCCTGGAGTGACAGGGCCGGCCGGAGAGCCGGTGAGTCCCTGTGGCCGGCCGCCGCTGCTCGGCTTCCTGCCGTCTGCGCCCCCTCCCCGGGCTTCCCGCTGCGCGGTCCTCCCCTGGGAACGCGTCACGGTGGTCAAACGGGCCCCGGTCTCTGTCCCACGGGCGCGGGCCCAGCTGCACGGAGGCCGGGCTGTTTGTCTGCATGTGGGGCCCCAGAGGCGcagggggccgggcagggccggCAAACGCCGTGCTGGGCACCCGCCCTCTGTGCCCACTCAGCCCAGACCCCCCGGTGACCTCGCCCTCTGGGCAGGACGCCTGGGAGCAGGGACCCAGGGCCGagggcagccccctccccgggACTGGCTGGGTCCCGGCTCCAACGGTCCTGAGTGTGGGGTCGGACAGGCCCAGCCAAGAGCCCGGCTCccaggcctcagtctccccacctgtaAAACGGGACTCCCCTTGGGGCCAGGAGGGGTCTGGGCAGAGGTGAGGGCCTCATGGGGTCCCACAGGGCGCCCCTCACCTGGAGGACCTGAGCGGGGGTTGCAGGGTAACCTGTAGCACAAGGCCGTGAGGCCAGTTTGGGGTCCACTGGCTCAGGAGGCCGAGTCAGtgccgggggggtggggagggggtccgCCTGAGCGGGAAGGGGGGGCCTGCAGGGCACCGGGGTTGGGGAGGACGGGTGTGGGGGTGCTGCCCGTCAAGCCTCCTGTCCTCGCCTGTCCCCAGGGCATGCCAGGCAAGGACGGCCGGAACGGCATGCCAGGACTAGATGGTGAGAAGGTTAGTGCCCGGCCAGTggcctgtggaggaggggtctgtgGGGGGTCCGGCCCCTGCGCTGGGCATCCGCACCCTCTCACCCCTCAATCTCTTGCAGGGAGAGGCCGGTCGCCATGGAGCCCCGGGAGAGAAGGGTCCCAACGGGCTGCCGGTGAGTGTGGGGCTCCAGGGGGCCAGGCTCCCAGGACAGGCCGTCTGCTGTGGGCGCCTGAAGGGGGGGGGGTTGTTCTCCCCTGGACCTGGCAGCTCTGACCCCagacccctgccctgcagggcctcccCGGACGAGCAGGGTCCAAGGGTGAGAAAGGAGAACTGGTAGGTGGCTTCTTtctcgggggaggggcagggcggccagcccagggccctgcacgGCGGGCAGCAGGCGCTCAGGGCTCCCGTCCCCGCGTCCCCGCCCCCGCACACAGGGCAGAGCTGGAGAGCTGGGCGAGGCTGGTCCCTTGGGAGAGCCCGGCATCCCGGTGAgtgtccccgccccctccccacgccctccccaccccctcctcacccgCACCCCGGGGCACGGACCCTGCtgacaccctccctccctccctgcgcaGGGAGACGTGGGCATGCCCGGGGAGCGCGGCGAGGCTGGCCACAGGGGCTCGGCGGTGAGTGGGGAGTGAGCGAGGGCAGGGGCGGGCGAGGGCCCAGCTTCTGTGGGGCCGGGCAGTGTTCAGGGTGCATCCACGGGCTGAGTGTGAGacacccaggggtgggggtgccaggCCTGAGCCCTCCCGACCCCGAGACCCGTGTACCGGGGGCACAGAGCCGCCCCCCAGCCTCGGCCCGCGGCGGCGCCGGGAGCTCCCCAGCTGTGTGTCCGCCCCAGCTGGTGACGATGATGATGGGCTCCAGTTCCTGGCACCCAGTAGGCTGACACATGAGGGTCCAGTGTGCTCCCGACCTGGCCTCCGGGACCCCCAGCTGCCCCACGgggcacccccacccacctcaggCCCTCGTGACCGGGCCGGAAGGTGGGGAACAGGCTCCTGGGTCCGCCcggtccctggggaggggagctgaACACACACCGCCCCTCTGATTCTCAGGGGGCTCTCGGCCCGCAAGGCCCTCCCGGGAACCCTGGCATCCGAGGCTTCCAGGTGGGTCCGCTCGGTCTGGGGTCCGGGGCCCGGTCCGGGCCGTGGGCCCAGGGgggccagctgggtggggagggtccCTGTGGCTCCCTCGCGGGTGTTGACCGGTGGGCCGTCATCTGCAGGGCTCGAAGGGCAGCATCGGGGACCCCGGCCTGCCAGGCGCCCAGGGCCTCCGTGGCGGTGTGGGCGACCGGGTGAGTGGCTGGGCCAGCGCGGCCgtccccagggtcccagggtcccagggcttGGAAAGGAGCCTGAAAACCGTCACTCTGTACCTGTGGTTGTCACTGCACCTAACTTTTCTAGCCTTTCCCAGGGGTCTCGTGACAGCCAGCAGgctcgcgggggggggggggtcccttcaTCTGTGACAGCGGGGGCGCAGAGGGCCCTGCTGCACCGCGTGGGCCCCTCGGCCGTGTCCTCAAGGCCACACCTGCCCCCGACATGGAGATGCTCCCTCTTCCAGAGGCACAGGGGGCACA carries:
- the COL9A3 gene encoding collagen alpha-3(IX) chain isoform X1, coding for MPLELFPPAWLGGERGRRKPPPAQVGPTEWGACARPEGRELAARPPPAPPAEPRAPARPPPPAPLRPSAAMARAPALALLLLGQLLAKTLVTEAQKMGPRGPPGPQGPPGKPGKDGIDGEAGPPGLPGPPGPKGAAGKPGKPGEAGLPGLPGVDGLTGREGPPGSKGAPGERGSLGPPGPPGLGGKGLPGPPGEAGVSGLPGGLGLRGPPGPSGLPGLPGPPGPPGPPGHPGVLPEGATDLQCPAVCPPGPPGPPGMPGFKGPTGYKGEQGEVGKDGEKGDPGPPGPPGLPGTVGMQGPRGLRGLPGPLGPPGDRGPIGFRGPPGIPGSPGKAGDRGERGPDGFRGPKGDPGRPGPKGAPGVTGPAGEPGMPGKDGRNGMPGLDGEKGEAGRHGAPGEKGPNGLPGLPGRAGSKGEKGELGRAGELGEAGPLGEPGIPGDVGMPGERGEAGHRGSAGALGPQGPPGNPGIRGFQGSKGSIGDPGLPGAQGLRGGVGDRGPEGATGPKGDQGIAGSDGLPGDKGEPGPSGPVGSKGEPGSRGELGPKGIQGPNGTGGVDGVPGPPGPVGIQGVQGVPGITGKPGVPGKEASEQHIRELCGGMISEQIAQLAAHLRKPLAPGAIGRPGPAGPPGPPGPPGSIGHPGARGPPGYRGPTGELGDPGPRGTPGDRGDKGAAGAGLDGPEGDQGLPGPQGVPGVGKDGQDGAHGEPGPPGDPGLPGTVGAQGTPGICDTSACQGAVMAGGGEKSGPRSS